The following coding sequences lie in one Peribacillus frigoritolerans genomic window:
- a CDS encoding MFS transporter produces MGNNNAALNDNVGVIKLDDAPLNKFHIKIAGLTFGAHFTDGYILGIIAFALSLLTPQMNLTPFWIGLIGSSALIGLFLGSLVLGWISDYVGRQKIFVFSFIVITAASILQFFADSPMELVFYRILLGIGLGGDYSVGHTMLAEFSPRKHRGVLLGSFSVVWTFGYVAANLIGILAVDSAPDAWRWMLASSAIPAVIILILRMGTPESPRWLISKGRIDEAREIVKKHVGPNIVLDDERPVQTNSSIATLFRKDIRKRTAFNCIFFVCLVIPYFAIYTFLPSILDAIGLSEGYGTDFLLNGLLIVGAILGIWLTVKFSRRGFLISSFIVLIVTLSLLSVLPSSATVLMIISFAVFTLIMSAVSNLVGVFPAESFPTEIRSTGVGLATSISRLGSAIGTFLLPMGIANFGIQFTMFCLTAVLIIGAVVSIAWAPETKSLTLSDASNTGKKV; encoded by the coding sequence ATGGGAAACAATAATGCAGCACTCAATGATAATGTCGGTGTAATTAAATTAGATGATGCACCATTAAACAAATTTCATATTAAAATTGCAGGTCTTACGTTCGGGGCTCATTTCACTGATGGATATATTTTAGGGATTATTGCATTTGCTCTATCTTTGCTGACACCTCAAATGAATTTAACGCCATTTTGGATCGGGTTAATCGGAAGTTCTGCTTTAATAGGGCTTTTTCTAGGAAGTTTGGTTTTAGGATGGATATCTGATTATGTAGGAAGACAGAAAATATTTGTTTTTAGTTTTATCGTCATTACCGCTGCATCCATTTTACAGTTTTTCGCAGACAGCCCGATGGAACTTGTATTTTATAGAATTTTGCTTGGAATCGGACTTGGAGGCGATTATAGCGTAGGACACACGATGTTAGCTGAATTTTCACCGCGTAAACATCGAGGTGTGTTATTAGGATCTTTTAGTGTAGTCTGGACATTTGGATACGTAGCGGCAAACTTGATTGGCATACTCGCTGTAGACTCCGCACCAGATGCTTGGCGATGGATGCTTGCTTCGTCTGCGATTCCAGCTGTAATCATTTTGATTTTGCGAATGGGTACGCCTGAGTCACCAAGGTGGCTGATTAGTAAAGGACGGATTGATGAAGCCCGAGAAATTGTCAAGAAGCATGTCGGCCCCAATATTGTACTTGATGATGAAAGACCAGTACAAACGAATAGCAGTATTGCAACTTTATTCCGAAAAGATATAAGAAAACGCACTGCTTTCAATTGTATATTTTTCGTTTGTCTCGTTATCCCATACTTCGCCATTTACACATTTTTACCAAGTATTCTCGATGCAATCGGACTGAGTGAAGGCTATGGCACAGATTTCCTATTAAATGGTCTACTTATAGTAGGTGCAATTTTAGGTATTTGGTTAACGGTTAAATTTTCCCGTAGAGGATTCTTAATTTCCTCTTTTATTGTTTTGATCGTCACTCTTTCTCTATTAAGTGTTTTACCTAGCAGTGCAACAGTACTGATGATAATTTCTTTTGCCGTCTTTACCTTGATTATGTCTGCTGTCAGCAACTTGGTTGGGGTATTTCCAGCCGAGAGCTTCCCAACAGAAATCAGATCTACTGGTGTTGGACTTGCAACATCAATAAGTAGATTAGGATCAGCAATCGGTACATTCCTACTGCCAATGGGGATAGCAAATTTCGGAATCCAATTTACAATGTTTTGTCTCACAGCTGTACTTATTATTGGAGCAGTTGTATCAATAGCTTGGGCTCCCGAAACTAAATCCCTTACACTTAGTGATGCAAGCAATACCGGAAAGAAAGTTTAA
- a CDS encoding IclR family transcriptional regulator: MENNNQNTTKQTSNKESSSVQAVERALLLLKFIGESPSPISVGDLAKKAELNRTTAWRLIGTLEYQGFVEKDPVSKGYQLGYALYQLTSQHDQYGALIRRARRTLVELKEEVGETVLLSVPKHDGTLTIDQIDTDHSVRLVDYSNTTSPLHCTSNGKILLSLLPKEELNILLEQTLKPFSKYTITDPEELRKELEKIHIQKVGTSIGEFDENENAISAPIFDKKKNLVAFITLGGPSFRLTEEALLQLKDRMLDAAKKIEDQLE; encoded by the coding sequence ATGGAAAATAATAATCAGAACACAACAAAACAAACCAGTAATAAAGAAAGTTCTTCTGTACAGGCCGTTGAACGCGCTCTATTGCTTTTGAAGTTTATCGGAGAAAGTCCATCACCCATTTCAGTCGGTGATTTGGCCAAAAAGGCAGAGCTGAACCGTACCACGGCCTGGCGTTTGATCGGAACACTTGAATATCAAGGCTTTGTGGAAAAGGATCCTGTTTCAAAAGGCTATCAGCTCGGATATGCCCTTTATCAATTAACTTCTCAACATGATCAATATGGAGCTCTCATACGAAGAGCTCGAAGAACGCTAGTAGAATTAAAAGAAGAAGTCGGTGAAACTGTACTACTTAGTGTTCCTAAGCATGATGGAACTCTAACTATTGATCAAATTGATACCGATCATAGTGTTAGGCTGGTTGACTATTCAAATACCACATCACCTTTACACTGCACATCCAACGGAAAGATTTTATTAAGTTTGCTACCTAAAGAGGAGTTGAACATTTTATTAGAGCAGACTCTTAAACCATTTTCCAAATATACAATTACGGATCCAGAAGAACTGCGAAAAGAACTTGAAAAAATTCATATTCAAAAAGTTGGAACATCAATTGGAGAATTTGATGAAAATGAAAATGCAATTTCAGCTCCTATCTTTGACAAAAAAAAGAATCTAGTTGCTTTCATCACACTAGGTGGACCGAGTTTTCGCTTAACAGAGGAAGCTTTATTACAATTAAAGGACCGGATGCTAGACGCTGCTAAAAAAATCGAAGACCAGTTAGAATGA
- a CDS encoding lyase family protein encodes MKAIKIVGGISISQNDKFDKRIERDCFGKLDIPKNALYGIQTLRTVKNLSFSGQLLKNFPEYIVSLAMVKKAAASANLEAGILAPSIGTAIVNACDQLIQGDYQDHFIVDILHGGGGIGTNMNVNEVLANLANESLEVALGSYTPVHPIEHVNASQSTSDVCHTSIRLAIVRCFERLDHELTKMHDTMEKKSQEFIEITTISRTCLQDAMRVQLGEVFSGYASVLKRRHHSLKVSIKSLLTVNLGATVIGNGVGAPEKYKKVVIGKLREVTNMNVELRDNLFDAAQNIDDLANMSKQLSLLATSLIKVAKDLRLLSSGPEAGFSEINLPSVQAGSSFFPGKVNPVVPETMIQSCFQVLGCDRVVQAALEHGELDLNVFEGMAGANILNGLTMLTNSAHSFTERCLKDITSNEERCRELSNTFIPVITELKERLGYSAVSKLMIEHDRESIKKLLE; translated from the coding sequence ATAAAAGCTATTAAAATAGTAGGAGGGATTTCAATAAGTCAGAATGATAAGTTTGACAAACGTATAGAAAGAGATTGCTTTGGCAAGTTAGATATCCCCAAAAATGCTTTATACGGTATCCAAACATTGAGAACAGTAAAAAATCTATCTTTCTCGGGTCAATTATTAAAGAATTTTCCGGAATATATCGTGTCATTAGCCATGGTCAAGAAAGCGGCTGCATCAGCTAATCTGGAGGCTGGTATTTTAGCCCCTTCTATTGGGACTGCAATAGTAAATGCTTGTGATCAATTAATTCAAGGGGACTATCAAGACCACTTTATTGTAGATATTTTGCATGGAGGCGGTGGGATAGGTACGAATATGAATGTAAATGAGGTGTTAGCCAATTTAGCAAATGAATCTTTAGAAGTAGCTTTAGGTTCTTATACGCCTGTTCATCCCATTGAACATGTAAACGCTTCACAGTCCACATCGGATGTATGTCATACATCTATTCGTCTGGCAATCGTACGCTGTTTTGAAAGATTGGATCATGAATTAACAAAGATGCACGATACGATGGAAAAAAAATCACAAGAGTTTATTGAAATCACGACAATCTCACGAACTTGTTTACAGGATGCAATGCGCGTTCAACTAGGTGAGGTTTTCAGTGGTTATGCATCGGTACTCAAAAGACGTCACCATTCTTTAAAAGTATCCATCAAGTCATTGCTTACTGTTAATCTTGGAGCAACTGTCATTGGAAATGGCGTGGGTGCACCGGAAAAATATAAAAAAGTGGTCATTGGGAAATTACGTGAAGTAACCAATATGAATGTAGAATTACGTGATAATTTATTTGATGCAGCTCAAAACATCGATGACTTGGCCAATATGTCAAAGCAATTAAGTTTATTAGCAACATCTCTAATTAAAGTTGCTAAAGATTTAAGATTACTTTCATCTGGTCCAGAAGCAGGGTTTTCAGAAATAAACCTGCCATCTGTTCAGGCCGGCTCTTCCTTTTTTCCAGGAAAAGTGAATCCAGTCGTTCCTGAAACGATGATTCAAAGTTGTTTTCAAGTCCTAGGTTGTGACCGGGTTGTTCAAGCTGCATTGGAACATGGTGAACTAGACTTAAATGTTTTTGAAGGAATGGCTGGCGCCAATATATTGAATGGGCTAACTATGCTAACAAACTCTGCTCATTCTTTTACGGAGCGATGTCTAAAGGACATTACATCCAATGAAGAAAGATGTAGAGAACTTTCAAATACCTTTATTCCAGTGATCACGGAACTGAAGGAACGATTGGGTTATTCGGCAGTTTCCAAATTAATGATTGAACATGATCGGGAATCTATAAAAAAATTACTAGAATAA
- a CDS encoding MarR family winged helix-turn-helix transcriptional regulator translates to MKNNQEKKYLDNWLSLSSIQMSITNELESALQKKHNLSLKEFYVLYFLSKTSDKQLRLQQLQEMVGLSQSAISRLVVRLEAKSCGVLQRQICEDDRRGIYTRLTTLGEEKLQISLNTVHEILHSALSKGNLQDELQSLIQKL, encoded by the coding sequence ATGAAAAACAACCAAGAAAAGAAGTATTTAGATAATTGGCTATCTCTTTCTAGTATTCAAATGAGCATTACGAATGAGCTGGAAAGTGCTTTGCAAAAAAAGCATAACCTGTCGTTAAAAGAGTTTTACGTTCTTTACTTTTTATCGAAAACAAGCGATAAACAATTGAGGCTACAACAATTACAGGAGATGGTAGGATTAAGTCAAAGTGCTATATCCAGGCTGGTAGTCAGGCTAGAAGCAAAAAGCTGCGGCGTATTACAAAGGCAAATATGCGAAGATGATCGACGAGGCATCTACACACGTTTAACCACATTAGGTGAAGAAAAACTACAAATTTCCTTAAATACTGTTCATGAAATTCTACACTCTGCTCTTTCAAAAGGAAATCTTCAAGATGAATTACAATCCTTAATCCAGAAATTATAA